In one Deltaproteobacteria bacterium genomic region, the following are encoded:
- a CDS encoding RNA-binding protein: MSKNIYVGNLPWSATEKDIREAFEAYGVVNSVNLIEDRETGRPRGFGFVEMENDGAAKAIENLDGKDFGGRTLKVNEARPRAERPRW; this comes from the coding sequence ATGTCGAAGAACATCTATGTCGGCAATCTGCCCTGGTCCGCTACCGAGAAAGACATCCGCGAAGCCTTTGAAGCGTACGGAGTCGTCAATTCGGTCAACCTGATCGAAGACCGCGAAACCGGTCGTCCTCGTGGTTTCGGTTTCGTCGAGATGGAAAACGATGGTGCTGCCAAGGCCATCGAAAATCTTGACGGAAAAGATTTTGGAGGCCGAACCCTCAAGGTCAACGAGGCCCGTCCCCGCGCCGAGCGGCCCCGCTGGTAG
- a CDS encoding ATP-binding protein: MVVRVHTAALIGIDAFDVELEVDLARSGLPAFTMVGLAEGAVRESKERVFSALKNCGYRIPPSRITVNFAPADRRKEGSAYDLPLALGLLAASGAIFQEALTGFLPAAELSLAGELKPITGALSLAVHARSRKATGMILPVENGPEASVVKGLNVYPFRSLQDVVAFLVGEVEARPLENDPGRLWHRRNEFPLDFGEVRGQEHAKRAIEIAAAGGHNILLMGPPGSGKTMLAQRIPTVLPLLDFEEALDVTKIYSVAGQLEPGQALVVSRPFRSPHHTISDAGLIGGGHIPRPGEVSLSHRGVLFLDELPEFRKPVLEVLRQPLEDGRVTISRAAMSLTYPADFMLVAAMNPCPCGFLTDDRHPCTCTPQQIQRYRSRLSGPLLDRIDLHVEVPAVPYKDLKSEVGGVDSATMRDQIDRARKLQSGRYNGLPIKTNADLSGRWLQKFCPLGRGEHKFLEEAVSRLGLSARAFTRVLRIARTIADVEGTEIMDIGHLAEAINYRTLDRQERP, translated from the coding sequence ATGGTTGTTCGGGTCCACACCGCAGCCCTGATTGGAATCGACGCCTTCGACGTCGAACTCGAGGTGGACTTGGCTAGGTCGGGCCTGCCTGCCTTCACCATGGTCGGCTTGGCCGAAGGAGCAGTGCGGGAGAGCAAGGAGCGAGTCTTCTCGGCACTCAAGAATTGCGGGTACAGAATTCCGCCGTCCCGAATCACGGTCAATTTTGCCCCGGCTGATCGGCGCAAGGAGGGCAGCGCCTATGATTTGCCCTTGGCATTGGGCCTGCTTGCGGCCTCAGGTGCCATTTTTCAGGAAGCCCTGACCGGGTTTCTTCCCGCAGCGGAGCTATCCCTGGCCGGGGAACTTAAGCCCATCACCGGGGCGCTGTCTTTGGCAGTTCACGCCCGGTCCCGCAAAGCCACGGGCATGATTCTCCCCGTCGAGAACGGCCCGGAGGCCTCGGTGGTCAAAGGCCTGAATGTCTATCCCTTCCGGAGTCTTCAGGACGTTGTCGCCTTTTTGGTCGGTGAGGTTGAAGCCAGGCCTCTGGAAAATGATCCCGGCCGGTTGTGGCACAGACGAAACGAGTTTCCTCTGGACTTCGGCGAGGTTCGGGGACAGGAGCACGCCAAGCGGGCAATTGAGATCGCCGCCGCCGGAGGTCACAACATTCTGCTTATGGGGCCCCCAGGCAGCGGCAAGACCATGCTCGCCCAGAGGATACCCACGGTCCTTCCCCTCCTCGATTTCGAAGAAGCCCTCGACGTGACCAAGATCTACAGCGTAGCAGGGCAATTGGAGCCGGGTCAGGCCCTGGTCGTTTCCAGGCCCTTTCGCAGCCCCCACCACACTATTTCCGACGCGGGCCTCATCGGCGGCGGACATATCCCCCGGCCCGGCGAGGTTTCCCTCTCCCATCGGGGCGTGTTGTTCCTGGACGAGTTGCCTGAGTTTAGAAAGCCGGTGCTGGAAGTCCTTCGCCAACCTTTGGAGGACGGCCGGGTGACCATTTCCCGGGCAGCCATGTCCTTGACCTATCCCGCTGACTTTATGCTCGTGGCGGCCATGAATCCCTGTCCCTGCGGGTTCCTGACTGACGACCGTCATCCGTGTACCTGCACACCTCAACAAATCCAGCGTTATCGCTCCCGGCTTTCAGGACCCCTGTTAGATCGCATTGACTTGCATGTGGAGGTTCCGGCCGTCCCGTATAAAGATCTGAAATCGGAGGTGGGTGGGGTCGATTCGGCGACCATGCGAGACCAGATCGACCGGGCCCGAAAGCTTCAGTCGGGCCGTTACAATGGCCTCCCCATCAAGACCAACGCCGACCTCTCAGGCCGCTGGCTTCAGAAATTTTGTCCCCTTGGCCGGGGCGAACACAAATTTCTGGAAGAGGCCGTTTCTCGTCTGGGTCTCTCTGCCCGGGCCTTTACCAGGGTACTGCGCATCGCCCGGACAATTGCCGACGTGGAAGGAACAGAAATAATGGACATCGGCCATCTTGCCGAGGCCATCAACTATCGCACCTTGGATCGTCAGGAAAGGCCATAA
- the lepB gene encoding signal peptidase I, whose amino-acid sequence MEPRWQTVLKDYAEALIIALVLAFIIRSFVVQAFKIPSGSMLQTLQIGDHLLVNKFLYGLKIPFTHIMVAEFKDPSFQDVVVFEFPEDPSKDFIKRIIGLPGDVIEIRDKAVIRNGELLDEPYIQHVDSRIMPRRDEMPPLTVPEGKYFVMGDNRDESYDSRFWGFVDRNTIEGKALIIYWSWQGFDNIRWGRIGQLVE is encoded by the coding sequence ATGGAACCTCGCTGGCAGACGGTACTCAAGGACTATGCCGAGGCCCTGATCATCGCCCTGGTCTTGGCGTTTATCATCAGGTCCTTTGTGGTCCAGGCCTTCAAGATCCCATCCGGGTCGATGCTTCAGACCCTGCAGATTGGCGACCACCTGTTGGTCAACAAGTTTTTGTATGGATTGAAGATTCCTTTCACACACATCATGGTGGCCGAGTTCAAGGATCCCTCCTTCCAGGACGTGGTGGTTTTCGAGTTTCCCGAAGATCCGTCCAAGGACTTCATTAAGCGGATCATCGGCCTGCCTGGAGACGTGATCGAGATCCGGGACAAGGCCGTCATCCGTAACGGCGAGTTGCTGGACGAGCCCTACATCCAGCACGTCGATTCCCGGATCATGCCCCGACGGGACGAAATGCCCCCTCTGACCGTGCCCGAAGGAAAGTATTTCGTCATGGGTGATAACCGTGACGAATCCTATGATTCAAGATTCTGGGGCTTCGTTGACCGCAACACCATCGAGGGCAAGGCTCTGATCATCTATTGGTCCTGGCAGGGCTTCGACAACATCCGCTGGGGCAGGATCGGGCAACTCGTGGAGTAG